One Arthrobacter sp. StoSoilB20 DNA segment encodes these proteins:
- a CDS encoding DUF3027 domain-containing protein — MTSESAQDTKAGRDAQASPAAGPDAAQAPGLGEAPARKPVADKPRAGLPVWRTGKPDAYLAAAVDVAREAVEGIANPGEIGSHLGAKSEGDRVVTHLFESKLAGYGGWQWYAVVTRNSRSKIVTVSELGLLPSEDSILAPEWVPWAKRVRPEDETPLVEETVEDVTEESVQADEDELTGPAADPEGSEDVDEDIDADVDEDQYETGAE; from the coding sequence ATGACATCGGAATCCGCACAGGATACAAAGGCCGGAAGGGACGCCCAGGCAAGTCCTGCGGCCGGCCCCGACGCTGCCCAGGCTCCTGGCCTCGGGGAAGCCCCCGCGCGGAAGCCGGTTGCGGACAAGCCGCGCGCCGGTTTGCCCGTGTGGCGCACCGGCAAGCCGGACGCCTACCTTGCTGCCGCCGTCGATGTTGCCCGCGAGGCAGTGGAAGGCATTGCCAACCCTGGCGAAATCGGGTCGCACCTGGGTGCCAAGTCGGAGGGTGACCGTGTGGTGACCCACCTCTTTGAATCCAAGCTCGCCGGCTACGGCGGGTGGCAGTGGTACGCAGTGGTGACCCGCAACTCCCGCTCCAAGATCGTCACCGTGAGCGAACTTGGGCTGCTGCCCTCGGAGGACTCCATCCTGGCGCCCGAATGGGTGCCGTGGGCCAAGCGCGTCCGGCCTGAGGACGAGACTCCGTTGGTGGAGGAAACCGTGGAAGATGTCACGGAAGAGTCCGTGCAGGCCGACGAGGACGAATTGACCGGGCCCGCTGCCGACCCGGAAGGTTCCGAGGACGTTGACGAGGACATCGACGCGGACGTCGACGAGGACCAGTACGAAACCGGGGCTGAATAA
- a CDS encoding MFS transporter, with product MSTFRSLGILNYRIWFFGALISNIGTWMQRTAQDWLVFDHLTAHDAGAMGITLALQLGPQLFLAPWAGLLADRYSRRKLLFITLVAMALLSTGLGILVLLGVAELWHVYVFALLLGIVTALDAPVRQTFVSELVTDEYLPNAVALNSASFNVARMIGPAVSGVLTVVVGPGWVFLINTVSFVAMLWALKLIPVSSLRIQPRAAAGKGRIREGLRYVRNRPDIQVVLVAIFIVGTFGLNFPLFIAAMVGTQFGMDAGAFGLLNSVMAIGSVAGALLAARRGRPRLRLIFAAAGGFGVASALAALAPNAVLFGLALIPCGLFALTLITSANGYVQSTTEAVMRGRVMSLYMAIFMGGTPIGAPLVGWVANVGGPRWSVGVAALAGVSTAVVGLVWIIRAKQLRLRFDRRARGLKHFRVESLLARPVTEEDDDGVGRQGG from the coding sequence ATGTCCACCTTTAGGTCACTCGGAATCCTCAATTACCGCATCTGGTTCTTCGGTGCCCTGATCTCCAACATCGGCACGTGGATGCAACGTACCGCGCAGGACTGGCTGGTCTTTGACCACCTGACCGCGCACGACGCAGGGGCCATGGGCATAACCCTGGCCCTTCAATTGGGTCCCCAACTCTTCCTTGCCCCTTGGGCCGGACTGCTCGCCGACCGCTACAGCCGGCGGAAACTGCTCTTCATCACTTTGGTGGCCATGGCCTTGCTCAGCACCGGCCTGGGCATCCTGGTGTTGCTGGGGGTGGCTGAACTCTGGCACGTCTACGTCTTTGCCTTGTTGCTGGGGATCGTGACGGCTTTGGATGCACCCGTGCGCCAGACTTTCGTCTCCGAACTTGTCACCGACGAATACCTGCCCAACGCCGTGGCGCTCAACAGTGCATCCTTCAACGTCGCGCGGATGATCGGACCGGCCGTCTCCGGCGTCCTCACGGTGGTGGTGGGTCCCGGCTGGGTCTTCCTGATCAACACCGTCTCATTTGTCGCCATGCTCTGGGCACTGAAGCTCATCCCGGTGTCCTCGCTCCGGATCCAGCCCCGCGCCGCCGCGGGCAAAGGGCGGATCCGGGAGGGCCTCCGCTACGTCCGCAACAGACCCGATATCCAAGTTGTCCTGGTGGCCATCTTCATCGTGGGCACCTTCGGGCTGAACTTCCCCCTCTTCATCGCAGCCATGGTGGGTACTCAGTTCGGCATGGACGCCGGAGCATTCGGACTCCTGAACTCCGTCATGGCCATCGGATCCGTGGCCGGTGCCCTGCTGGCCGCCCGACGCGGACGGCCCCGCTTGAGGTTGATCTTCGCGGCAGCGGGTGGTTTCGGTGTCGCCAGCGCTTTGGCAGCACTGGCTCCCAACGCCGTGCTCTTTGGCCTGGCCCTGATTCCTTGCGGCCTGTTCGCCCTGACGCTAATCACCAGCGCCAACGGCTATGTCCAATCCACCACCGAGGCTGTCATGAGGGGGCGCGTCATGTCCTTGTACATGGCCATCTTCATGGGCGGTACTCCCATCGGAGCACCGTTGGTGGGATGGGTGGCCAACGTTGGCGGGCCGCGATGGTCCGTCGGCGTCGCTGCGCTGGCCGGCGTCAGCACCGCCGTCGTGGGTTTGGTCTGGATCATCCGCGCAAAGCAGCTGCGCCTCCGCTTTGATCGCCGTGCGCGCGGACTCAAGCATTTCCGGGTGGAGTCGCTGCTGGCCCGTCCCGTCACCGAGGAGGACGACGACGGCGTGGGCCGGCAGGGCGGATAA
- the serC gene encoding phosphoserine transaminase: protein MSDTSITIPADLLPKDGRFGAGPSKVRPEQIEALSAASSTILGTSHRQAPVKNLVGSVREGLSQFFRAPEGYEVVLGVGGSTAFWDVAAFGLVEKKAQHLSFGEFGSKFAAATNKAPFLDASSIIKSEPGTRPVSQAEAGVDVYAWPQNETSTGVAAPVKRVQGADEGSLVLVDATSAAGGLDVDVAESDVYYFAPQKNFASDGGLWLGLFSPAALERAARIKASGRWIPDFLDLQTAIDNSKLNQTYNTPSLSTLVTLDAQVQWLNSNGGLDFASKRTADSANRIYSWAEASEYATPFVTNAEDRSNVIATIDFDDSIDAAAIAKALRANGVVDTEPYRKLGRNQLRIATFVAIEPDDVSALLASIDYVVGELKK, encoded by the coding sequence GTGAGCGACACCAGCATCACCATTCCCGCCGATCTGCTGCCCAAGGATGGACGCTTCGGTGCCGGACCGTCCAAGGTCCGTCCCGAACAGATCGAGGCCCTGTCTGCCGCGTCGTCCACCATCCTGGGCACGTCCCACCGCCAGGCTCCGGTCAAGAACCTCGTGGGTTCGGTCCGCGAAGGACTCAGCCAGTTCTTCCGCGCGCCCGAGGGCTATGAAGTTGTCCTCGGCGTCGGCGGTTCCACGGCCTTCTGGGACGTCGCCGCCTTCGGCCTGGTCGAGAAGAAAGCACAGCACCTTTCCTTCGGTGAGTTCGGTTCAAAGTTTGCTGCCGCCACCAACAAGGCTCCCTTCCTGGATGCTTCCTCGATCATCAAGTCCGAGCCGGGCACCCGTCCAGTGTCCCAAGCCGAGGCCGGAGTCGACGTCTACGCCTGGCCCCAGAATGAGACCTCCACGGGCGTAGCCGCTCCCGTCAAGCGGGTCCAGGGCGCCGACGAAGGCTCCCTGGTCCTGGTCGATGCCACCTCCGCTGCAGGCGGGTTGGACGTAGACGTCGCCGAGTCCGACGTCTACTACTTCGCCCCGCAAAAGAACTTCGCCTCAGACGGTGGTCTCTGGCTGGGGCTGTTCTCCCCGGCCGCCCTGGAGCGCGCTGCACGGATCAAGGCGTCCGGCCGCTGGATCCCGGACTTCCTGGACCTGCAGACCGCCATTGACAACTCCAAGCTCAACCAGACGTACAACACTCCTTCGCTGTCCACCCTGGTCACCTTGGACGCCCAGGTGCAGTGGCTCAACAGCAACGGTGGCCTGGACTTCGCCAGCAAGCGCACTGCGGACTCGGCCAACCGCATCTACTCCTGGGCTGAGGCATCGGAGTACGCGACGCCGTTTGTCACCAATGCCGAAGACCGCTCCAATGTCATCGCCACCATCGACTTCGACGACTCCATTGATGCCGCAGCCATTGCCAAGGCCCTGCGTGCCAACGGTGTGGTGGACACGGAGCCTTACCGCAAGCTTGGCCGCAACCAGCTGCGCATTGCCACGTTTGTCGCCATTGAACCCGACGACGTTTCAGCCCTGCTCGCCAGCATCGACTACGTGGTTGGCGAACTGAAGAAGTAG
- a CDS encoding metal-dependent transcriptional regulator — MTDLIDTTEMYLRTILELEEENIVALRARIAERLRHSGPTVSQTIGRMERDGLVIVSNDRHLELTEVGRKRATEVMRKHRLAERLLADVIGLDWAYVHDEACRWEHVMSERVERRLYELLEHPTESPYGNPIPGLEALGGLATQPFPRVDVNLLQAMEGYAANSRVAVTRLAEPIQVEPELLTQLDEGGIRPGAAVSLERVGEYISVRVPGIEGALELPPEVAAHVFVSVG; from the coding sequence ATGACGGATCTGATCGATACCACTGAGATGTATCTTCGGACCATTTTGGAGCTTGAAGAAGAAAACATCGTGGCTCTCAGGGCCCGCATCGCCGAACGGCTGCGGCACTCCGGACCCACGGTTTCCCAGACCATCGGACGCATGGAGCGCGATGGCCTGGTGATTGTCTCCAACGACCGCCACCTCGAACTGACCGAGGTTGGGCGGAAGCGCGCCACCGAGGTCATGCGCAAGCACCGCCTCGCGGAGCGGCTCCTGGCTGACGTCATTGGCTTGGACTGGGCTTATGTCCATGACGAAGCATGTCGCTGGGAGCACGTGATGAGCGAGCGCGTGGAGCGCCGCCTGTACGAACTCCTGGAACACCCCACGGAATCCCCGTACGGCAACCCCATCCCGGGCCTGGAAGCGCTCGGCGGTCTTGCCACCCAGCCATTCCCCCGCGTGGACGTCAACCTCCTGCAGGCCATGGAGGGTTACGCGGCGAACTCCCGGGTAGCTGTCACCCGTTTGGCGGAGCCCATCCAGGTTGAGCCTGAACTTCTTACCCAGTTGGACGAGGGCGGTATCAGGCCCGGCGCTGCGGTCTCGCTGGAACGTGTGGGGGAGTACATTTCCGTCCGCGTCCCAGGCATTGAAGGTGCACTGGAGCTCCCACCTGAGGTTGCGGCACACGTCTTCGTCTCCGTTGGCTGA
- a CDS encoding M23 family metallopeptidase — protein MTTQNVRGRRRASGPAAELRPARVVSEIRPRDTKRQVRRRKSPLRQVADFAAASGVGQKAGVALAATGLALTVGLPATSPVMATSESGQTESALAVSGGSQPEVSAAASAKIDFSRAAVATAADPDGKLKQLLSAQSAGSIQRASSAGTMASPLDTLTTASPFGYRVSPLTGGAGDFHRGQDFVAQCGTAVHAAASGKVTFAGWHEYGGGNRVVIDHGNGLETTYNHLSSFTVKVGQTVTRGDTVALSGTTGASTGCHLHFEVQVNGEVVDPMGWL, from the coding sequence TTGACAACGCAGAACGTCAGGGGCCGTCGCCGCGCGTCGGGCCCCGCTGCTGAGCTGCGGCCAGCCCGCGTCGTATCGGAGATCCGGCCACGCGACACCAAACGCCAGGTTCGCCGCCGTAAGAGCCCGTTGCGCCAGGTTGCCGACTTCGCTGCAGCCAGTGGCGTCGGGCAAAAGGCCGGAGTTGCGCTTGCCGCCACCGGCCTGGCCTTGACTGTCGGTCTGCCGGCCACAAGCCCCGTCATGGCCACCTCGGAATCAGGCCAGACCGAGTCTGCCCTGGCAGTATCCGGTGGCAGCCAGCCGGAGGTCTCCGCGGCCGCATCGGCCAAAATCGACTTCAGCCGGGCAGCGGTTGCCACGGCTGCCGACCCCGACGGCAAGTTGAAGCAACTGCTCAGCGCCCAGTCCGCGGGCAGCATCCAGCGCGCCTCCTCTGCAGGCACCATGGCCAGCCCCCTCGACACGCTGACCACAGCTTCCCCGTTCGGCTACCGCGTCAGCCCCCTCACCGGAGGCGCCGGCGACTTCCACCGCGGCCAGGACTTCGTGGCGCAGTGCGGCACGGCCGTCCACGCAGCAGCATCCGGCAAGGTCACCTTCGCCGGATGGCACGAGTACGGCGGAGGCAACCGCGTGGTCATCGACCACGGCAACGGCCTTGAGACCACGTACAACCACCTGTCGTCCTTCACCGTCAAAGTCGGCCAGACGGTCACCCGCGGCGACACCGTGGCGCTCAGCGGCACCACTGGCGCCTCCACCGGTTGCCACCTCCACTTTGAAGTACAGGTCAATGGCGAAGTTGTTGACCCCATGGGCTGGCTTTAG
- a CDS encoding C40 family peptidase: protein MSSRTTPARHRAESVRTNPLNSLSKAVSSNAGTVGRQAVVLAAASGLVLSVGLPAQAADTDVSKSEASSTQQMVTTAVVTAEPTATVSFESPVVATKEAPKVVQRASQTTGRTSASGDQATAGAVTAKSSEAKDAASSAAASGLAAIAYTGIGHPYVWGGTTPNGWDCSGFTQWVYAQAGISIPRVNAWTAMKPTSTPAPGDLVMQNGGAHVGIYVGNGMMISALNPGQGTLLHSAASTGTSSFFTLR from the coding sequence GTGTCATCACGCACTACCCCTGCGCGCCATCGCGCTGAATCGGTTCGTACGAACCCCTTGAACTCGCTTTCCAAGGCTGTTTCATCCAACGCCGGTACCGTCGGCCGCCAGGCTGTTGTCCTGGCAGCAGCCTCAGGTCTCGTCCTCAGCGTTGGTCTGCCGGCCCAGGCAGCAGACACCGATGTTTCAAAGTCGGAAGCCTCCAGCACCCAGCAGATGGTCACCACTGCGGTAGTCACCGCAGAGCCCACGGCAACCGTCTCCTTCGAAAGCCCCGTAGTGGCCACGAAGGAAGCTCCCAAGGTTGTCCAGCGCGCTTCCCAGACCACCGGACGCACCTCGGCCTCCGGCGACCAGGCCACAGCAGGCGCTGTGACCGCCAAGTCCTCCGAAGCCAAGGATGCTGCTTCCAGCGCCGCCGCTTCCGGCCTCGCCGCGATCGCCTACACCGGCATCGGGCACCCTTACGTTTGGGGCGGCACCACCCCCAACGGTTGGGACTGCTCCGGATTCACCCAGTGGGTCTACGCCCAGGCCGGCATCAGCATCCCGCGCGTCAACGCCTGGACGGCCATGAAGCCCACCAGCACCCCTGCCCCCGGTGACCTGGTCATGCAGAACGGTGGAGCGCACGTAGGCATCTACGTGGGCAACGGCATGATGATCAGCGCCTTGAACCCGGGACAGGGCACGCTCCTGCACTCGGCTGCCTCCACGGGCACCTCCTCCTTCTTCACCCTCCGCTAG
- a CDS encoding NlpC/P60 family protein yields the protein MTSAHKVARHRAEAPKTSSFAVIAKSVSENAGGVGRQAAVIAAASGLVLTGSVAANAAETKVDRESTSTSTLDVQSVVQSTIAADSTVAISYERPVVTTVQAPAPVEKKAPAKAETKEPAASTATGGNATLAVNTTAPAAKAPAAASGLGAAIAAAAYAQLGVTQDCTMLVTNSLAAVGINFHDWPAGYLSLGRTVSAAEAQPGDLAYYANGGLAGQAHIAVYVGNGQAVHGGWNGSTTALFSVNVGSGPVFIRVNG from the coding sequence ATGACCAGTGCACACAAGGTTGCACGGCATCGCGCTGAGGCCCCCAAGACCAGCTCGTTTGCCGTGATCGCCAAGTCCGTCAGTGAAAACGCCGGCGGCGTGGGCCGACAGGCAGCCGTTATTGCCGCAGCTTCAGGCCTGGTCCTGACCGGCAGTGTCGCAGCCAACGCTGCCGAGACCAAAGTGGACCGCGAATCCACTTCGACGTCTACCTTGGACGTCCAGTCGGTTGTGCAGTCCACTATCGCTGCCGACTCCACGGTTGCCATCTCCTACGAACGTCCCGTGGTCACCACGGTGCAGGCTCCGGCTCCCGTAGAGAAGAAGGCTCCCGCGAAGGCTGAAACCAAGGAGCCGGCGGCAAGCACGGCAACAGGCGGAAACGCCACGCTGGCCGTCAACACCACGGCTCCTGCGGCTAAGGCTCCCGCCGCTGCCAGCGGCCTTGGTGCCGCAATCGCCGCGGCCGCGTACGCACAGCTTGGCGTAACCCAGGACTGCACCATGCTGGTGACCAACTCCCTGGCAGCTGTCGGCATCAACTTCCACGACTGGCCGGCCGGCTACCTCTCCCTTGGCCGCACCGTCAGCGCAGCGGAAGCACAGCCGGGCGACCTCGCTTACTACGCCAACGGTGGTCTGGCCGGACAGGCCCACATTGCTGTCTACGTCGGCAACGGCCAGGCAGTTCACGGTGGATGGAACGGATCCACCACGGCACTGTTCAGCGTCAACGTCGGCTCCGGCCCGGTCTTCATTCGGGTCAACGGCTGA
- a CDS encoding HNH endonuclease yields MRTLVLNAGYEPLAVITFRRALVLVLTGKASVVAEGDEPVVGPQEVLGRPSVILLNRYIRPQYNKITAVSRRGVLRRDGHRCAYCGKTAHTIDHVHPKSRGGADSWENLVAACLKCNNAKSDHTLAEMGWKLRFKPGVPQGTMWQIKELEKPAPDWDPFLLPESAA; encoded by the coding sequence ATGCGCACACTCGTTCTGAATGCTGGATATGAACCGCTGGCGGTAATAACCTTCCGCCGGGCGCTGGTCCTTGTGCTGACTGGGAAAGCAAGCGTGGTGGCCGAAGGCGACGAGCCTGTCGTCGGGCCGCAGGAAGTTCTCGGAAGACCATCCGTGATCCTCCTCAACCGCTACATCCGTCCCCAGTACAACAAGATCACAGCCGTGAGCAGGCGCGGGGTACTGCGCCGCGACGGCCACCGCTGCGCCTACTGCGGGAAAACAGCCCACACCATTGACCATGTCCACCCCAAGTCCAGGGGCGGCGCGGATTCCTGGGAAAACCTGGTTGCGGCGTGCCTGAAGTGCAACAACGCCAAGAGCGACCACACACTGGCCGAGATGGGTTGGAAACTCCGTTTCAAACCCGGTGTGCCCCAGGGGACCATGTGGCAGATCAAGGAACTCGAGAAACCTGCGCCGGACTGGGACCCGTTCCTGTTGCCGGAATCCGCTGCCTGA
- a CDS encoding NTP transferase domain-containing protein, with translation MEFNAVILAGGRATRLGGVPKPSLTYDGATLLSHALQAARGASAVVVVGPDVPVAGGVPFPVEVLHAREEPAFAGPAAAIAAGLAALQSGRSRARWTLVLACDMPHASRGVSALWDALAAHPGVEGAMAVSVDGRKQPLLGVYNTAALEREAAAASQGAGLADSSVFRLLARLNLLDVAVPAGSTDDVDTWEDAAALGIDYKLEADVKSQEETLEDWCRTLLQAFELEGVEVDVNEVLAVAGVAAHSVVRPAAPLTTFIAGYAAGMARGIGQASDDASMNAALELARKVAKEYSESEADAE, from the coding sequence ATGGAGTTCAATGCCGTGATTTTGGCGGGTGGCAGGGCCACCCGCCTCGGTGGCGTGCCTAAACCATCGCTGACGTACGACGGCGCCACGCTCCTTTCGCATGCCCTGCAGGCTGCCCGGGGTGCTTCAGCCGTGGTGGTGGTAGGCCCCGATGTTCCGGTAGCGGGCGGTGTGCCGTTCCCAGTGGAAGTGCTGCATGCCCGCGAGGAGCCGGCGTTTGCCGGGCCGGCAGCGGCAATCGCAGCCGGCCTGGCGGCGCTGCAAAGCGGGCGTTCCCGCGCCCGGTGGACCCTGGTCCTTGCCTGCGACATGCCGCATGCGTCCCGTGGAGTTTCCGCTTTGTGGGATGCCCTGGCCGCCCACCCAGGCGTTGAGGGTGCCATGGCCGTTTCCGTGGACGGGCGGAAGCAACCCCTCCTGGGTGTTTACAACACTGCAGCCTTGGAACGTGAAGCAGCCGCAGCATCCCAAGGTGCCGGTCTGGCGGACTCTTCTGTGTTCCGGCTGCTTGCTAGGCTGAACCTGCTGGACGTTGCTGTCCCCGCTGGCTCCACGGATGACGTGGATACGTGGGAGGACGCTGCGGCCCTGGGCATTGACTACAAGTTGGAGGCGGACGTGAAGAGCCAGGAAGAGACGCTCGAGGATTGGTGCCGCACGTTGCTGCAGGCATTCGAGCTTGAAGGCGTTGAGGTGGACGTCAACGAAGTACTCGCCGTAGCCGGAGTGGCAGCGCATTCAGTGGTTCGTCCCGCTGCGCCTTTGACCACGTTCATTGCCGGCTATGCGGCAGGCATGGCCCGCGGCATTGGCCAGGCAAGCGATGATGCGTCCATGAACGCGGCCTTGGAGTTGGCCCGCAAAGTCGCCAAGGAGTACTCGGAGTCCGAGGCTGACGCCGAATGA
- a CDS encoding molybdopterin molybdotransferase MoeA: MTQAPAEGHHAAHTWQEARQRAFECAAPIPPGPVPLTSALGRTLAADALAVQDMPHYASSAMDGWAVNGSGPWILSEPGQRLAPHQASPIVTGGLIPPGAKAVLRSESGVITTDDDGLPVLALGGAAKPGEPRNGQHIRKAAEEAAEGEILLTAGTVLNPAHIALAALAGLDHVEVLGKPLVRFLLTGSEVVERGIPLPGQVRDTFGPQLGAVVELLGGIAGEQLRVGDNYEEWIAALQESEPAVDELAAGSDEEAEPPADVVITTGGTGRSGTDHFRRAVAELGGRLLIDGISMRPGHPAVLAELPDGRFVLGLPGNPLAAMMALFTVGAPLLAALGHRKPPQVGEVPCGAMLEADPGRTRLMPFKLVYGLASPAQHAGPGMMRGLAAADGVMVVPPHGVQLGELVPAFALPWGKPLPQPKPPEDQPRKAATRQAKKAPSGPVDWSALDA; this comes from the coding sequence ATGACCCAGGCCCCTGCCGAGGGCCATCACGCAGCGCATACCTGGCAGGAGGCCCGCCAGCGCGCGTTTGAGTGTGCCGCTCCCATTCCACCAGGCCCCGTGCCGCTCACCTCGGCGCTGGGCCGCACCCTTGCAGCCGATGCCCTGGCAGTGCAGGACATGCCCCACTACGCTTCGTCGGCCATGGACGGCTGGGCCGTCAACGGAAGCGGTCCGTGGATCCTGAGCGAACCTGGCCAGAGGCTTGCCCCGCACCAGGCAAGCCCCATTGTGACCGGTGGCCTCATTCCGCCGGGGGCCAAGGCCGTGCTGCGCAGCGAGAGTGGCGTCATCACCACCGACGACGACGGCCTGCCGGTCCTGGCTTTGGGCGGCGCCGCCAAGCCCGGTGAACCCCGCAACGGCCAGCACATCCGCAAAGCCGCGGAGGAGGCTGCCGAGGGGGAGATCCTGCTGACCGCTGGAACGGTACTCAATCCAGCCCACATCGCTTTGGCTGCACTGGCCGGACTGGACCATGTAGAGGTTCTCGGCAAACCGTTGGTCAGGTTCCTGCTGACAGGTTCCGAGGTTGTGGAACGGGGGATCCCGCTGCCCGGACAGGTCCGCGACACCTTTGGTCCGCAGTTGGGTGCCGTTGTAGAGCTCCTGGGCGGCATAGCAGGAGAGCAGCTCCGGGTGGGCGATAACTATGAGGAGTGGATTGCCGCCCTCCAGGAGAGTGAGCCTGCCGTGGACGAGCTCGCGGCTGGCTCCGATGAAGAAGCCGAACCCCCGGCCGACGTCGTCATCACTACGGGCGGTACAGGCCGGTCGGGGACTGACCATTTCCGCCGAGCGGTGGCTGAACTGGGTGGCCGGCTGTTGATCGACGGTATTTCGATGCGACCCGGCCACCCCGCCGTACTGGCCGAGTTGCCCGATGGCCGCTTTGTCCTGGGCCTGCCTGGAAATCCACTTGCCGCGATGATGGCGCTGTTCACGGTGGGCGCTCCATTGCTTGCTGCGTTGGGCCACCGGAAGCCGCCCCAGGTGGGTGAGGTACCGTGCGGCGCAATGCTCGAGGCCGATCCCGGCCGGACCCGGCTGATGCCGTTCAAGCTGGTGTATGGCCTGGCCTCGCCGGCGCAGCACGCAGGACCGGGAATGATGCGGGGCCTGGCCGCTGCGGACGGGGTCATGGTGGTCCCACCCCACGGAGTCCAACTGGGGGAGTTGGTCCCTGCGTTTGCCTTGCCCTGGGGCAAACCGTTGCCCCAGCCAAAGCCCCCGGAAGACCAGCCCCGCAAGGCCGCCACACGGCAAGCGAAGAAGGCTCCCTCCGGGCCGGTGGACTGGAGCGCGCTCGACGCCTGA